One Kribbella sp. NBC_00662 genomic region harbors:
- a CDS encoding ABC transporter substrate-binding protein: protein MPPVRPLTSLRYALLALLLVLAGCTAAAASGPPPSGGELRIAMSAGNIPFPSTPPNEGYEGYRFVGNNIYDGLTRLNLDQSKTLPTPQPSLAQSWTTSKDLRTWTFTLRQGVRFHDGTTFDADAVIFQFDRLRTKTSPYYDARSAASAAAAFRYFKSWRKLDDRTVQITTTQPYAWLLWDLAGIFFPSPAVVKKYGNDNYNQHASGTGPFRMTKYVDGEEMELTRNDDYWRGRVKLGRIVLYPQPEPASRLSMLQSGEVDWAEVPSPDSVQQLRKEGYQIEMGKYPHGIMPRFNLFRAPFKGNLALRQALNYALDRQGTAALLNNVGYPASEYVYDGNPSYTKQTQGYSYDVEKAKKLLAEAGYRPGQLTITMAYPTGGSGNMYPDTMMQKLQADFAAIGVTTILRPLEWNTIISIGLDGLNAQQWKDIDILWASPAAGMMPTGFSATFFCNRPGGLPNATGLCDPKIDAALGAASQQADVASQYRYLQQMMDVALKNAYFLFWMHDLNLRVLSPKVHGYVQPQSWWVDFTQVTVEED, encoded by the coding sequence ATGCCCCCCGTCCGCCCTCTCACCTCACTGCGCTACGCCCTGCTGGCGTTGTTGCTCGTGCTCGCCGGCTGTACGGCGGCGGCCGCGAGCGGGCCGCCGCCGTCCGGCGGCGAGCTCCGGATCGCCATGTCCGCGGGCAACATCCCGTTCCCGTCCACCCCGCCGAACGAGGGGTACGAGGGATACCGCTTCGTCGGCAACAACATCTACGACGGTCTCACCCGCCTGAACCTGGATCAGTCCAAGACACTGCCGACACCACAGCCGTCCCTGGCCCAATCGTGGACCACCTCCAAGGACCTGCGCACGTGGACGTTCACGCTGCGCCAGGGCGTGCGCTTCCACGACGGCACCACCTTCGACGCGGACGCGGTGATCTTCCAGTTCGACCGCCTGCGGACGAAGACCTCGCCGTACTACGACGCCCGGTCCGCCGCGAGTGCGGCAGCGGCGTTCCGGTACTTCAAGTCCTGGCGGAAGCTGGACGACCGGACCGTCCAGATCACCACCACACAGCCGTACGCCTGGCTGCTGTGGGACCTGGCCGGCATCTTCTTCCCGAGTCCGGCAGTGGTGAAGAAGTACGGCAACGACAACTACAACCAGCACGCCTCCGGCACCGGCCCGTTCCGGATGACGAAGTACGTCGACGGCGAGGAGATGGAGCTGACCCGCAACGACGACTACTGGCGTGGCCGGGTGAAGCTGGGCCGGATCGTGCTGTACCCGCAGCCCGAGCCGGCGTCACGGTTGTCGATGCTGCAGTCCGGTGAGGTCGACTGGGCCGAGGTGCCCTCCCCCGACTCGGTGCAGCAGTTGCGGAAGGAGGGCTACCAGATCGAGATGGGCAAGTACCCGCACGGGATCATGCCGCGGTTCAACCTGTTCCGTGCTCCGTTCAAGGGCAATCTCGCGCTGCGACAGGCCCTCAACTACGCCCTCGACCGGCAGGGCACCGCCGCCCTGCTGAACAACGTCGGCTACCCCGCTTCGGAGTACGTGTACGACGGCAACCCGTCGTACACCAAGCAGACCCAGGGTTACAGCTACGACGTGGAGAAGGCGAAGAAGCTGCTCGCCGAGGCCGGCTATCGACCTGGTCAGTTGACGATCACCATGGCCTATCCGACCGGCGGCTCCGGGAACATGTACCCGGACACCATGATGCAGAAGCTGCAGGCGGACTTCGCCGCGATCGGGGTGACCACGATCCTGCGGCCGCTGGAGTGGAACACGATCATCTCGATCGGACTCGACGGCCTGAACGCCCAGCAGTGGAAGGACATCGACATCCTCTGGGCCTCGCCCGCGGCCGGGATGATGCCGACCGGCTTCAGCGCCACCTTCTTCTGCAACCGTCCCGGCGGGCTGCCGAACGCGACCGGACTGTGCGACCCGAAGATCGACGCGGCACTCGGCGCGGCGAGTCAGCAGGCCGACGTGGCCTCGCAGTACCGGTATCTCCAGCAAATGATGGACGTCGCGCTGAAGAACGCCTATTTCCTGTTCTGGATGCACGACCTCAACCTGCGCGTGCTCAGTCCGAAGGTGCACGGCTACGTCCAGCCCCAGTCCTGGTGGGTGGACTTCACCCAGGTCACGGTCGAGGAGGACTGA
- a CDS encoding ABC transporter ATP-binding protein, giving the protein MSMTIEARDTGKTTPAIAPALRVRNLVTEFRGRYGAVRAVDEVSFTVPRGDVLAVIGESGSGKSAMLRSIIGINPPTTLVTGEISVGGRDLQTMSPRDRRTARGSDVSMVFQDPLTALDPVYTVEKQLVEAIRKHHNGLDRSQARQRALELLELVRIPSAAARLKAYPSELSGGMRQRVVIAMAIAGRPTVLLADEPTTALDVTVQARMMRLFRQIQRDIDMGLVIVTHDLGVAAELADDVAVMYAGRFVEYGTATQVLTQPSHPYTEGLIEANVRAGQDRRPNAIPGAPPSLDQLPPGCAFAPRCRYAVSACWDDRPAARAVGDRHSSSCLLVHGETALAS; this is encoded by the coding sequence ATGTCGATGACCATTGAGGCCCGGGACACCGGGAAAACAACACCGGCGATCGCACCGGCACTCCGGGTGCGGAACCTCGTCACCGAGTTCCGCGGCCGGTACGGCGCGGTCCGCGCGGTCGACGAGGTGTCGTTCACCGTGCCGCGCGGCGACGTGCTGGCCGTGATCGGCGAGTCCGGCTCCGGCAAGAGCGCGATGCTGCGCTCGATCATCGGGATCAACCCGCCGACCACCCTCGTCACCGGGGAGATCTCGGTCGGCGGGCGGGACCTGCAGACGATGTCACCCCGCGACCGCCGCACCGCCCGCGGCAGCGACGTGTCGATGGTCTTCCAGGACCCCCTGACCGCCCTCGACCCGGTGTACACCGTCGAGAAGCAACTGGTCGAGGCGATCCGCAAGCACCACAACGGATTGGACCGGTCGCAAGCGAGGCAGCGGGCACTCGAACTGCTCGAGCTGGTCCGGATCCCGTCCGCGGCGGCCCGGCTGAAGGCCTACCCGTCCGAGCTGAGTGGTGGCATGAGGCAACGAGTCGTGATCGCGATGGCGATCGCCGGCCGGCCGACCGTGCTGCTCGCGGACGAGCCGACGACCGCGCTCGACGTCACCGTGCAGGCGCGGATGATGCGGCTGTTCCGGCAGATCCAGCGCGACATCGACATGGGTCTGGTGATCGTCACCCACGACCTCGGCGTCGCGGCGGAGCTCGCCGACGACGTGGCGGTGATGTACGCGGGCCGGTTCGTCGAGTACGGGACCGCCACCCAGGTCCTCACCCAGCCGTCACACCCGTATACCGAGGGACTGATCGAGGCGAACGTGCGGGCCGGCCAGGACCGCCGGCCGAACGCGATCCCCGGCGCGCCGCCGAGCCTCGACCAGCTGCCGCCCGGATGTGCCTTCGCGCCACGCTGCCGGTACGCCGTCAGCGCCTGCTGGGACGACCGTCCGGCGGCCCGGGCCGTAGGTGACCGGCACTCGAGCAGCTGCCTGCTGGTCCACGGTGAGACCGCGCTGGCGTCCTGA
- a CDS encoding MFS transporter, translating into MRRLPMFRSLQVRNYRNFFWGGTVSNIGVWMQRTAQAWAVVVLSHGDGLALGVATFLQFFPTVLLGLATGALVDRVDKIRLLIVTQGLVGLGSVLMAILDGLGILTLAQVWVLAAAMGVVTAFDVPARQAVVSELVGPDRVVNAIGLNSASFNVARLVGPALAGLLIGVAGTPLIFALHAASSAGILIALARIDRSELRAAPRVPAGRGELGAGLRQVAGDPVLGALIVLAGVIGIVGANSLQVVLPLVATEVFGVGALGFGLVTSCLAIGGLTGALLAASTSGVPKYRWVLGAAAALGGSLVIASLMPVLVGFGMALVCCGAMFMSFAVLANTSVQLTAEPALRGRVMAVYLTSFLGGGALGGPLLGLLAEQVGPMHAITLAGAFGLLAAAAGTVALTAVRRRSGIPMNDPATIPAIVYERDTEMVDR; encoded by the coding sequence ATGAGACGCCTGCCGATGTTCCGCTCCTTGCAGGTCCGGAACTACCGGAACTTCTTCTGGGGTGGGACGGTCAGCAACATCGGCGTCTGGATGCAACGCACCGCCCAGGCGTGGGCCGTCGTCGTGCTCAGCCACGGCGACGGCCTGGCCCTCGGCGTCGCGACGTTCCTGCAGTTCTTCCCGACCGTCCTGCTCGGCCTCGCGACCGGCGCGCTGGTGGACCGGGTCGACAAGATCCGCCTGCTGATCGTGACTCAGGGTCTGGTCGGCCTCGGCAGCGTGCTGATGGCGATCCTGGACGGCCTCGGAATCCTCACCCTGGCACAGGTCTGGGTCCTGGCCGCCGCGATGGGAGTCGTCACCGCGTTCGACGTGCCGGCCCGGCAGGCCGTGGTATCCGAGCTCGTCGGTCCGGACCGGGTCGTCAACGCGATCGGTCTCAACTCCGCCTCGTTCAACGTCGCCCGCCTGGTCGGTCCGGCGCTGGCGGGCCTGCTGATCGGGGTTGCCGGTACGCCGCTGATCTTCGCGCTGCACGCGGCCAGCTCGGCCGGCATCCTGATCGCGCTGGCCCGGATCGACCGATCCGAACTACGCGCTGCCCCGCGGGTCCCGGCCGGTCGCGGCGAACTCGGCGCGGGTCTGCGGCAGGTCGCCGGCGACCCGGTGCTCGGCGCCTTGATCGTCCTGGCCGGGGTGATCGGCATCGTCGGCGCGAACAGCCTGCAGGTCGTGCTGCCGCTGGTTGCGACCGAGGTCTTCGGCGTCGGCGCGCTCGGCTTCGGGCTCGTCACCTCGTGCCTGGCGATCGGCGGTCTGACCGGAGCGTTGCTGGCGGCATCGACCAGCGGAGTACCGAAGTACCGCTGGGTCCTCGGCGCGGCGGCCGCACTCGGCGGCAGCCTGGTGATCGCATCGCTGATGCCGGTGCTGGTCGGCTTCGGTATGGCCCTGGTGTGCTGCGGCGCGATGTTCATGTCCTTCGCCGTGCTGGCGAACACGTCCGTCCAGCTCACGGCCGAGCCGGCGCTGCGTGGCCGGGTGATGGCGGTCTACCTGACGTCCTTCCTCGGCGGTGGCGCACTCGGCGGTCCGCTCCTCGGGCTGCTGGCCGAGCAGGTCGGGCCGATGCACGCGATCACCCTGGCCGGCGCGTTCGGGCTGCTCGCCGCGGCGGCCGGGACCGTGGCACTGACCGCCGTACGACGCCGTTCGGGAATACCCATGAATGACCCCGCGACAATTCCTGCAATCGTTTACGAGCGAGATACCGAAATGGTCGATCGCTGA
- a CDS encoding amidase family protein has protein sequence MYRVPDLPELQAAAERFGVALGTEEAAVLRRHLGRMLAEFDDFVQSRTPEVRPPRFPGAREPGYRPGADEDPHNAWTWKCSVAGTSEGILTGRTVSYKDHIAVAGMPMAFGAHVLSGHVPDFDATVVQRALEAGATVVGKNVMNGLAGGFGFGGGVGDYGRPLNPHNPQYLTGGSSSGSAAALVDGEVDISFGGDQGGSIRIPASWSGTVGHKPTFGLVSHFGIGFGSDQSIDYTGPMTMSVRDAALALEAVAGYDGLDPRQTREVPDRYDATTGLTDDIAGLRIGVLREGFDGATEAVTDSVQQAIEVFEKLGATVSEVSVPEHLSIGTAQQAMSAEAALAVRGAGFYGAFTRTYYPEDTIAAITRAWQHGQELLDPRGLLTLLTGEFSRRYWAGRLYAKAQNVRPTFIAAYDRVLADVDVLVMPTTVTQAPKFEPIDDPLVALDSAMRSPVSQSAVANTRPFNFTGHPALAVPCEKRDGLPVSIQLVGRMFDDALLLRAAQAFSAAVPFAEWLAVDAG, from the coding sequence ATGTACCGAGTTCCCGATCTTCCCGAGTTGCAAGCCGCCGCCGAGCGGTTCGGCGTCGCCCTCGGCACCGAGGAGGCGGCGGTCCTGCGCCGGCACCTGGGCCGGATGCTGGCCGAGTTCGACGACTTCGTCCAGAGCCGTACCCCCGAGGTCCGGCCGCCGCGGTTCCCCGGCGCCCGCGAACCCGGGTACCGGCCCGGAGCGGACGAGGACCCACACAACGCCTGGACCTGGAAGTGTTCCGTGGCCGGCACCAGCGAAGGCATCCTGACCGGCCGGACCGTCAGCTACAAGGACCACATCGCCGTGGCCGGGATGCCGATGGCGTTCGGTGCGCACGTGCTGTCCGGCCACGTGCCCGACTTCGACGCGACCGTCGTACAGCGTGCGCTGGAGGCGGGTGCCACGGTCGTCGGCAAGAACGTGATGAACGGGCTGGCCGGCGGTTTCGGCTTCGGCGGCGGTGTCGGCGACTACGGCCGGCCGCTGAACCCGCACAACCCGCAGTACCTGACCGGTGGGTCGTCGTCGGGCTCCGCGGCGGCACTGGTCGACGGCGAGGTGGACATCTCGTTCGGCGGCGACCAGGGCGGTTCGATCCGGATCCCGGCGTCGTGGTCGGGCACCGTCGGGCACAAGCCGACGTTCGGTCTGGTGTCGCACTTCGGCATCGGGTTCGGCTCCGACCAGAGCATCGACTACACCGGGCCGATGACGATGTCGGTCCGCGACGCTGCCCTCGCCCTCGAGGCCGTCGCCGGGTACGACGGTCTGGACCCGCGGCAGACGCGCGAGGTCCCGGACCGGTACGACGCGACGACCGGGCTGACCGACGACATCGCGGGACTGCGGATCGGCGTACTGCGGGAGGGTTTCGACGGCGCGACCGAAGCCGTCACCGACTCGGTCCAGCAGGCGATCGAGGTGTTCGAGAAGCTCGGCGCGACCGTCAGCGAGGTGTCGGTCCCGGAGCACCTGAGCATCGGTACCGCCCAGCAGGCGATGTCGGCCGAGGCAGCACTGGCGGTCCGGGGCGCCGGGTTCTACGGCGCCTTCACCCGGACCTACTACCCCGAGGACACGATCGCGGCCATCACCAGGGCATGGCAGCACGGGCAGGAGCTGCTCGATCCGCGTGGTCTGCTCACCTTGCTCACCGGCGAGTTCAGCCGGCGGTACTGGGCCGGACGCCTCTATGCGAAGGCGCAGAACGTCCGCCCCACGTTCATCGCGGCGTACGACCGGGTGCTCGCCGATGTCGACGTACTCGTGATGCCGACGACGGTCACCCAGGCGCCGAAGTTCGAGCCGATCGACGACCCGCTCGTCGCACTGGATTCCGCGATGCGCAGTCCGGTGTCGCAGAGCGCGGTCGCGAACACCCGGCCGTTCAACTTCACCGGGCACCCGGCGCTCGCCGTACCGTGCGAGAAGCGCGACGGTCTGCCGGTGAGCATCCAGCTGGTCGGGCGGATGTTCGACGACGCGCTGCTGCTCCGCGCCGCCCAGGCGTTCTCCGCAGCCGTCCCGTTCGCGGAATGGCTCGCGGTCGACGCCGGATGA
- a CDS encoding maleylpyruvate isomerase family mycothiol-dependent enzyme encodes MTDDELWTAIDAQRMRTTDFLETLDPTDWARRSLCDGWTVRDVAAHLTQQQMTIGDVLRTVLRHPGNLNHMIQASVRERSAQPTEQLIAGIRAMVGSRRHNIGVTPLETLIDIVVHGQDIAVPLGRSLPVPVEVAATAADRVWSYRATRSGRRKAKVFKPVPYDGFRLVATDTDWSVGEGTELRGPVLAILLLLTGRDVVLPQLTRA; translated from the coding sequence ATGACCGACGACGAACTCTGGACCGCGATCGACGCCCAACGCATGCGTACGACGGACTTCCTCGAAACCCTCGACCCGACGGACTGGGCCCGCCGCTCGCTCTGCGACGGCTGGACCGTGCGCGACGTCGCCGCCCATCTCACCCAGCAGCAGATGACGATCGGCGACGTACTTCGCACCGTGCTGCGTCATCCGGGCAACCTCAACCACATGATCCAGGCCTCGGTCCGCGAGCGCTCGGCGCAACCGACCGAGCAGCTGATCGCCGGCATCCGGGCCATGGTCGGCTCACGCCGGCACAACATCGGCGTCACGCCGCTGGAGACCCTGATCGACATCGTCGTCCATGGCCAGGACATCGCCGTACCGCTCGGTCGCTCGCTCCCGGTCCCGGTGGAGGTCGCCGCCACGGCAGCCGATCGCGTTTGGAGCTACCGCGCGACCAGAAGCGGCCGGCGCAAGGCGAAGGTGTTCAAACCGGTGCCGTACGACGGATTCCGCCTGGTCGCCACTGACACGGACTGGAGCGTCGGCGAGGGCACCGAGCTCCGCGGCCCGGTGCTCGCGATCCTCCTGCTGCTCACCGGGCGAGATGTCGTGCTGCCGCAGCTGACGAGGGCATAA
- a CDS encoding disulfide bond formation protein DsbA gives MDDDLKLWDRVATDYLGLRPADGLLQRTEAARTTSVTPGVDLYVDPVCPYTWLVACWLREVAERRDLHVRYHVMSLRMLNEGRSIDEGYRRSIAGSGGPSRVATAVVAHHGPDAFRAWHSAFGDRIFDHWRYPTATEYHAASIEALVAAGLPTSLADAADNTQYDDALRRSHNEGTVPVGPDSGTPVVHVDGVAFFGPVLNAVPRGDQALRLFDGLRLVAGCTDFYELKRTRTAPPDLGTGS, from the coding sequence ATGGACGATGACCTCAAACTGTGGGATCGGGTCGCCACGGACTACCTGGGCCTCAGGCCCGCCGACGGCTTGCTGCAACGCACCGAGGCGGCCCGCACAACCAGCGTCACCCCGGGCGTCGATCTGTACGTCGATCCCGTCTGCCCGTACACCTGGCTGGTCGCGTGCTGGCTCCGCGAAGTCGCCGAGCGCCGAGATCTCCACGTCCGCTACCACGTGATGAGCCTGCGCATGCTCAACGAGGGCCGTTCGATCGACGAGGGCTACCGCCGCAGCATCGCCGGGTCAGGCGGACCGTCACGTGTCGCGACCGCAGTGGTCGCGCACCACGGCCCAGACGCCTTCCGTGCTTGGCACAGTGCCTTCGGCGACCGCATCTTCGACCACTGGCGCTATCCGACAGCAACGGAGTACCACGCCGCGTCGATCGAGGCACTCGTCGCCGCGGGCCTCCCGACATCGCTCGCCGACGCGGCCGACAACACGCAGTACGACGACGCGCTGCGCCGGAGCCACAACGAGGGAACCGTGCCGGTCGGACCGGACAGCGGAACGCCGGTCGTCCATGTCGACGGCGTCGCGTTCTTCGGTCCGGTCCTCAACGCAGTCCCCCGCGGTGATCAAGCGCTCCGGCTGTTCGACGGCCTCCGCCTGGTTGCCGGATGCACCGACTTCTACGAGCTCAAACGCACCCGCACAGCACCACCGGACCTAGGGACGGGGTCATGA
- a CDS encoding LuxR C-terminal-related transcriptional regulator yields MTNDAVAGRVLSAAAVAGERVRLDVLARVVDESAGEVLVAVDALVRSGALVVAPDAGEAWFADETARRDAEDRLPLADRAELHRRTAEVLEADHGADSAEIVRHWLGAVAATAGRLERSRRQLRLAMACVRAGDLATAHATTQSIVMTARTEQSAELLAEAAVVLEPIGQSVWDGDIYQWCTEALAASGLPPRTSVRLLARQAQAASYLGRWREALAASSEALEQAESIGDSDLLAEALTARQLATSGPDDVEELTAAAERMIQLGTTTGVAATELRGRLWRVDALWYGGDLSAIAAEIGRIASCAGRAGGPNGRWHVLITRASLALARAEFDDAEALLDDALAEFRRIGHPAAHGAEVAFRMLLGHHRGHADALLGTAAWQFGTDVRWDLSARLARAFVLVDANRLDEAAALYQRCGRPETWHGWRAAELLVSAIAARVAAAVGATDDVRRFRARLEPQRGRYVVGGAGATNFLGPVELALGICAASLGEWDAAAEDLRTACARSRTIGAPGFAVESACLLAETYERSGDRSQARAVAGETLTLARTLGMTPWTHRLEQLATPDDPLSPREQEVARLVADGLSNRAIAAALVISERTAQNHVQHVLTKLGFASRAQVAAWVAGRRRAE; encoded by the coding sequence GTGACCAACGATGCCGTGGCGGGCCGCGTGCTGAGTGCGGCCGCGGTGGCCGGGGAGCGGGTGCGCCTCGACGTGCTCGCGCGCGTGGTCGACGAGTCGGCCGGTGAGGTCCTGGTTGCGGTTGATGCCTTGGTTCGAAGCGGCGCGCTCGTCGTCGCGCCCGATGCGGGTGAGGCCTGGTTCGCCGATGAGACCGCGCGGCGGGACGCCGAAGACCGGTTGCCGCTGGCGGATCGGGCCGAGCTGCACCGGCGTACCGCTGAGGTGCTGGAAGCGGACCACGGAGCCGACTCGGCGGAGATCGTGCGGCACTGGCTGGGTGCGGTGGCGGCGACGGCGGGTCGACTCGAACGGTCACGCCGGCAGCTCCGCCTCGCGATGGCGTGTGTGCGAGCGGGTGACCTCGCGACCGCACATGCAACTACCCAGTCGATCGTCATGACAGCTCGCACCGAGCAGTCTGCGGAGCTGCTCGCGGAGGCAGCGGTTGTACTCGAGCCGATCGGCCAGTCCGTCTGGGATGGCGACATCTACCAGTGGTGTACCGAGGCGCTGGCCGCATCCGGCTTGCCACCGCGGACAAGCGTCCGCCTGCTCGCCCGGCAGGCGCAGGCGGCCAGCTACCTCGGACGCTGGCGTGAGGCCCTTGCCGCGAGCAGTGAGGCGCTCGAGCAGGCGGAGTCCATCGGTGACTCGGACCTGCTCGCCGAGGCGCTCACCGCTCGTCAGCTGGCCACGAGCGGGCCCGATGACGTCGAAGAGCTGACCGCCGCCGCGGAGCGGATGATCCAGCTCGGGACCACCACCGGTGTCGCGGCCACCGAGCTCCGGGGCCGCCTGTGGCGAGTCGACGCGCTCTGGTACGGCGGAGACCTCAGCGCGATCGCAGCCGAGATCGGCCGGATCGCGAGCTGCGCCGGCCGCGCCGGAGGTCCTAACGGACGTTGGCACGTACTGATCACCAGAGCGTCGCTCGCACTGGCCCGTGCCGAGTTCGACGACGCAGAGGCCCTGCTCGACGACGCCCTGGCCGAGTTCCGCCGGATCGGTCATCCCGCGGCCCACGGCGCCGAGGTTGCGTTCCGGATGCTGCTGGGCCACCACCGCGGCCACGCGGACGCCTTGCTCGGGACAGCAGCCTGGCAGTTCGGCACCGATGTTCGCTGGGACCTCTCCGCCCGCCTCGCCCGCGCGTTCGTCCTTGTCGACGCGAACCGTCTGGATGAGGCCGCTGCCCTGTACCAGCGTTGCGGCCGGCCGGAGACGTGGCACGGCTGGCGTGCCGCCGAGTTACTGGTCAGCGCGATCGCGGCGCGGGTGGCGGCAGCCGTCGGCGCCACCGACGACGTACGTCGGTTCCGGGCCCGGCTCGAACCGCAGCGCGGCAGGTACGTCGTGGGCGGCGCCGGCGCGACCAACTTCCTCGGACCGGTCGAGCTGGCGCTCGGCATCTGCGCCGCCTCTCTTGGTGAGTGGGACGCGGCCGCCGAAGACCTCCGGACAGCCTGCGCCCGGAGCCGCACGATCGGAGCGCCCGGCTTCGCGGTCGAGTCCGCATGCCTGCTGGCGGAGACGTACGAGCGGTCCGGTGACCGATCGCAGGCCCGCGCCGTAGCCGGGGAGACCCTCACACTGGCGCGCACCTTGGGAATGACTCCCTGGACGCACCGGCTGGAGCAGTTGGCGACTCCCGACGACCCGTTGAGCCCACGCGAGCAGGAGGTCGCAAGGCTTGTCGCCGACGGCCTGAGCAACCGGGCGATCGCCGCAGCCCTGGTCATCTCCGAGCGGACCGCCCAGAACCACGTTCAGCATGTGCTCACCAAACTGGGCTTCGCCAGCCGCGCCCAGGTCGCAGCCTGGGTAGCCGGCCGGCGCCGCGCTGAGTAG
- a CDS encoding prolyl oligopeptidase family protein gives MTSYPESRRDDVVETLHGREIADPYRWLEDPDSPDTQDWVRRQNEFTQAELSGYPEREWFQTTMSAILARPRAGVPAKKSGWYFVGRNDGTQAQDVIYVAESLDELLSGGRVLIDPNTLSEDGTDSLGTFTVSPDGKYFAYGINESGSDWTTFRLLDIATGTQVDDVVSEAKFCEAVWLPDSSAYLYLHYPTSGRSEGTETKSLTGGRLTLHRVGTPQSQDELVLSFPGEDQIFIAPEMSEDDRYLVVHITEGTDPATRLWVYPVTSDGLGDPVKVVDSFADEIAFVRMSGDQLVLRTDRDASRGRVVLSSLDGEFTDLIPEGEATLQAVRGTADGLATLTLVDAQPVLTLYGLDGSGQRVVDVPGGGVVDLHAGPEYDELFIGLSTTIDPTLSYVVSTGSGAVRALPELVRGSGGFTPPKVTVTRRVAPGRDVPYFLITRSDLDFSAPRPTLMWGYGGFRIPIQADYRPGWPAWLAAGGVLVIANLRGGGEYGTEWHDAGRLKNKQNVFDDFIAVGEHLRDTGVTTPAQLAIHGRSNGGLLVGAVMTQRPDLFAVALPGVGVLDMLRFHKFTVGAAWASDFGLPDDPDQFEDLLAYSPLHRVSDGTSYPATLVVTGDHDDRVVPLHSHKFMAALQHAQAGPQPVLTRVEVNTGHGFGKPAAMIAAEWADLLAFAAHHVGLVTPEQ, from the coding sequence GTGACCAGTTATCCCGAGAGCCGCCGCGACGATGTGGTCGAGACATTGCACGGGCGCGAGATCGCCGACCCGTATCGCTGGCTCGAAGATCCTGACTCGCCGGACACCCAGGACTGGGTCCGCCGGCAGAACGAGTTCACCCAGGCTGAGCTCTCCGGTTATCCGGAGCGCGAGTGGTTCCAGACCACGATGTCCGCGATCCTCGCCCGCCCACGCGCCGGCGTGCCCGCCAAGAAGTCCGGCTGGTACTTCGTCGGCCGCAACGACGGCACGCAGGCGCAGGACGTCATCTACGTCGCCGAGTCGCTCGACGAACTGCTGTCCGGCGGCCGTGTCCTGATCGACCCGAACACCCTGTCCGAGGACGGCACCGACTCGCTCGGCACGTTCACGGTCAGCCCGGACGGGAAGTACTTCGCGTATGGCATCAACGAGAGCGGCAGCGACTGGACGACGTTTCGGCTGCTCGACATCGCCACCGGTACGCAGGTGGACGACGTGGTGTCGGAGGCCAAGTTCTGCGAGGCAGTCTGGTTGCCGGACAGCTCGGCGTACCTGTATCTGCACTACCCGACGAGCGGGCGGAGTGAAGGAACCGAGACGAAGTCGCTGACCGGTGGGCGCCTGACGCTGCACAGGGTCGGCACACCGCAGTCCCAGGACGAGCTGGTGCTGAGCTTCCCGGGCGAGGACCAGATCTTCATCGCACCGGAGATGTCGGAGGACGATCGGTATCTCGTCGTCCACATCACCGAGGGGACCGATCCGGCCACCCGCCTGTGGGTCTACCCGGTCACCTCGGACGGCCTGGGCGACCCCGTGAAGGTGGTGGACTCGTTCGCCGACGAGATCGCGTTCGTACGGATGTCAGGCGACCAGCTCGTACTGCGGACCGACCGTGACGCGTCTCGTGGCCGTGTGGTGTTGTCGTCGCTGGACGGTGAGTTCACCGACCTCATCCCGGAGGGCGAGGCGACATTGCAAGCAGTCCGCGGTACGGCGGACGGCCTGGCCACACTGACCCTTGTCGACGCGCAGCCTGTACTGACGCTCTATGGCCTGGACGGCTCGGGCCAGCGCGTGGTCGACGTACCCGGTGGTGGCGTGGTCGACCTGCACGCCGGACCGGAGTACGACGAGCTGTTCATCGGACTGTCGACGACAATCGACCCAACGCTGTCGTACGTCGTCTCGACCGGCTCCGGCGCCGTACGAGCACTGCCGGAACTGGTCCGCGGCTCGGGCGGTTTCACGCCGCCGAAGGTGACCGTGACCCGCCGGGTCGCTCCGGGCCGCGATGTGCCGTACTTCTTGATCACCCGGTCGGACCTCGACTTCTCGGCACCGCGTCCGACGCTGATGTGGGGGTACGGCGGATTCCGCATCCCGATCCAGGCCGACTACCGGCCGGGGTGGCCGGCGTGGCTGGCGGCCGGGGGAGTGTTGGTCATCGCCAACCTGCGCGGCGGCGGTGAGTACGGGACCGAGTGGCACGACGCCGGGCGGTTGAAGAACAAGCAGAACGTCTTCGACGACTTCATTGCCGTCGGCGAGCACCTGCGTGACACCGGCGTCACCACTCCGGCGCAGCTGGCCATCCACGGTCGCAGCAACGGCGGACTGCTGGTCGGAGCGGTCATGACGCAGCGGCCGGACCTGTTCGCGGTCGCACTGCCCGGAGTCGGGGTGCTGGACATGCTGCGCTTCCACAAGTTCACCGTGGGCGCGGCGTGGGCGTCCGACTTCGGTCTGCCCGACGACCCGGACCAGTTCGAGGACCTGTTGGCTTACTCGCCCTTGCATCGTGTCAGCGACGGCACGTCGTACCCGGCGACGCTCGTGGTCACAGGTGATCACGACGACCGGGTGGTTCCGTTGCACAGTCACAAGTTCATGGCAGCGCTGCAGCATGCCCAGGCCGGTCCGCAGCCCGTCTTGACTCGGGTGGAGGTCAACACCGGCCATGGCTTCGGCAAACCTGCAGCGATGATCGCGGCCGAATGGGCGGACCTACTGGCGTTCGCTGCTCACCACGTAGGTCTCGTAACTCCTGAGCAGTAG